TCGAACGTCCTTTCTCGGgtaggtcagagcttttctggcttcggcgccgaccattgggatctcgtgcgcaaggcctcagactgcaacactctttatgagaagagtatcgaaatcaccgccgcggtagccttctcaactctattttaagtatttatgcctcaattcgcaattctgattcgtttgtgtttcaggcccttgtcgtttcagcacagctcaactataaactgaccaacgaggtgcaaacgagcttgtctctggctcagaagtcgaaggatctcgagcttaagatggttgacgagctcaaagactcgaggtctgaacttgaaaaaccgaagacccgtctcgaggagctggaaaagtcaaacgctgagctcgagaaggccaatgccaagctcgaagaggagaaatctgctaccctcgacctcatggagagcgagaaggtccGCCTCCTGAACGAGtctaaggagcagaaggagaaagcggtcgaccaggccatgtacaagctttgggccgacaatgccgacctcgacaccagcttcctgggtcctctcgaagccacatatgttgagcggtggaatgcccgtctcgaggcaagtgtagctgctcgagaggcggcccagcaggacagccatgctattcgtcctggggggtccggtgatactgatgctgagaaggccaaggggactcctcttccttaaatctgatctcggggaaatcacttattggggctgcgtccccttatttttgtaacttttaatttatgcccatggggctgatacaatttattTTAACATTGACTTtaatatgctttacatttcttggctcgaaatattttgcacattttatatggatgaatcatttatgtttatttattcatacaaacatattgtggatttaggctcgaaactcgatgcattcatgcatagtttgttcaaattatccgctcccGACTtcgttattcatcaaagtcggatgttactttaaccatgaactcgaaagtacttatatggtatgtaacgtgAATGGTtcggttatatcttttttgcttagtcacttttcctcgtcctcggtttttactccaaggttaagagtttgaaactatttttctttaagatattccagcctcgatctcgacttatcccgaagtgggtttaggttcctacttatcgtcgattagttttttggctggtttgttccgaacctgttaagtttgcacatctggttaactccaaacgttttctgttttttgataacttggttatgtccgaactatctaagctcgcgtatctggttatatccaaatacttcatgttttttataattcggttacgtccgaactatctaagctcgcgcatctggttatatccaaatactttgtttttgataattcggttacgtccgaactatctaagctcgcgcatctggttatatccaaatactttgtttttgataattcagttatgtccgaactatctaagttcgcgtatctggttatatccaaatactttatatatttgtttattttttaagctatatataccaatgatgcccccttaatatcctatgagtgtgaccataggttattaaattaagagagattgcaaaaataaaaataaattacatgtgaaacaaagtagacctttcatttgatgaaattcaaaaacaaactaacatagatagaaaatcatggttacaggcaacacttttcctatactattgataataaggtctaaggtgttcgccattccatgctcgaggtatcaggctcccatctaatctcgcaagtttatatacgccaggtcggatgattgattctatctggtatggtccttcccagttcggcccgagcaccccagctgctggatctcgggttgccaagaatactcgtctcaaaatcaggtctcccactccgaactttcgatctcgaaccctcttattgaaatatctcgtggttcattgctggtaagcagcattcctcagctgagcctcttctcttttttcatcgatcaagtctagggtttcttcgagctgagtatgattggaactttgatcgtaaatctgagttcggatcatcggaatttcgacctcgatgggaaacatcgcctcgcagccgtacgctagagagaacggagtatgtcccgttgatgtccgagctgtagtcctatatccccaaaggacttgatgcaattcctcgggccaacgtccctttgcctcctccaactttttctttagagaactcttgagagttttgttaacggcttcgacctgaccattcgcttgagggtgagccactgatgaaaaactctttattataccgttcttgttacaaaagttggtgaataagtcgcaatcgaactgggttccgttatcagatacaatctttcttggtactccatatcggcatacgatgttctttaccccgaaatctaggatctttttcgaagttatggtcgccaatggttcagcctccgtccattttgtgaagtaatcaaccgcgaccacagcatattttactcctcctttgccagttgggagtgagcctatgaggttgatgccccataccgcgaaaggccatggggatgtcaacatggtcagttcggaaggtggagctcggggtatcatggcaaatctttggcatttgtcgcactttttcacgtattcgaaagagtccgttttaatggttggccagaaatatccttggcgtataatcttcttggacaggctatgccccccggtatggtctccgcagaacccttcatgaatttcttcaataatcttctttgttTCGGGAGGAGTCATACATCTGAGCaacggcatggaataccctcttctgtatagccttccgtccaggatggtgtaacgaggaagttgatacattagtttccgagcctgatttcgatcttttggaagaatttcattttcgagataatcaactatcgggctcatccaggtcggctctgtctcgatcatacacacatcttcctcgtctggctcagtaatgctgggtgctgacaggtgttctacgggtacaacattcagctcttcattttcggcggaagtagcgagccgagctaaggcatctgcatttgagttttgctctcggggaacctgttcgattgcataaaactcgaaatactctaatgcggattttgccttctccagataagctgccatttttgtgccacgagcctggtattctcccaagatttgattaaccacgagctgggagtcgctgtagcaatgtatagctttggcattgagctcttttgctattcgtagtcctgcaagtaaagcctcgtactcagcttcattattagatgctttaaagccgaaccttaaagcagagtgaaatttgctccctgcaggagtgatcagaataactcctgcccccgctccattttcatttgacgacccgtcgacgtaaagtttccacagctcgtgggacGTGGTttttacctcgtcgtcggctataccggtgcactccactataaaatccgccaacgcttgtgccttaatggtcgttctcggatggtaggtgatctcaaactgtccgagctcaacagcccatttaaggagtcgaccagacgcctctggtttagacaagacttgccttagtggttgatctgttagtacatggataggatgtgcctgaaagtaagggcggagcttgcgagatgagtggattagactgagggcgagcttctccatcagtggatatcttgattctgcccccagtaatcttttactgatatagtagacgggtttctgtattctctcttcttctcgaacgagcaccgcgcttatcgcgtgttcggtggttgagaggtataagaacagtacttctcctgtctcaggcttcgataggatgggtggttcggctaagtgctttttgagctcctgaaaggctagctcgcactcatctgtccattcgaacttcttacttcctttcaataagttgaagaatgggagaccgtggtccgttgacttcgagatgaacctgctcagagctgccatcctgccagtcaagctttgaacatatTTATGCTTCCAaggcgaaggcatatcgatcagggcctttattttgtcgagattagcctcgatcccacgagagttgacaatgaaacccagaaattttcctgaagacaccccgaaagtgcacttctgaggattcaacttcatgttgtactttctgagcacgccaaagcactcttcgaggtcatcaacatggttcttgttaagttgagactttacaagcatgtcatcaacataaacttccatgttgttccctatttgctctgagaacatcatgtttacgagtcgctggtacgtggctccggcattcttgagtccgaatggcatgacattgtagcagtagagccctttatctgtgatgaagctcgtatgctcttggtcgggggtgtgcatgggaatctggttatatccagaataggcatccatgaacgacatcaggccatgccccgccgtggcatccacgagctggtcaattcttggcagcggaaaacagtctttcagGCAGGCCTAGTTGAGGttcgagtagtcaatgcaggttctccacgtcccattgggcttcgggaccaacactagattggctacccagtcagggtaaaaagcgtccctgatgaaattgtttgctttcagcctgtcaacttcctcctttagtgctttctttctatcctcgtccagctgtcttcgcttttgttgcttcgggggaaagcttttgtctatattcaatgcgtggctcgcaacatttgggcttatccccaccatgtctgagtgtgaccatgcgaagacatcctggtttttcttcagaaagcaaattaattgctatttggcttcgtctaggaggtgttttccgacctttaccttcttcgagggttcagctttgtcgagctgaacttcttcgagctcttccaacggttcgaggtcaactttctcctcaatccttggatcgatttcctcgtcgatttctaaaaccgtcccatccttattttgtatgataacgagtgcttgagcgctcgtttgtttctttcccctcaaagagatgctgtaacactctctccctgccaattgatctcctttcaatgttccgaccccactcggagttgggaacttaagggctagatgccttacagatgaaactgcccccagcccgaccagggcgggtctcccgagcaatacattgtaggcagatggtaactctactaccacgaactccatcatcttggtcaccgagactggatagtctcccaaggtcacagggagttcgatggaccccatacaggcggttccttctccagaaaagccgtacaaagtggttgcgcaagccttcaggtcgcgaagggagagtcccattttctctagtgttgctttatagagaatgttaactgagctcccattgtctatgagaactcggtgcactcttttgttggcaagttgtagggtgatgactagtggatcatgatgagggaactggacatgggaagcatcttcctcggtgaaggttataggttgagtttcaaccctttggctttttggtgcccttggttcgagTTCATAAAGAGACCTGTCCCCCGTCTTCAActcattcacgtatcgcttttgagcatttctaccccctcctgcgagatgaggccctcccgagatggttattacatcctctccatcaatcgaggaaggcctgtcttcttcccgagatcgggagttattattctgtgccgccgaaggcgcggctattctctggcttgcagtggtctgtccagtactctggtttttgacatactgcctgaaataacctctcgagatcaacccttcgatctcgtccttcagctgtcggcactcatcagttgtgtgtccggtatctctatggaaccggcaatatttgctggaatcctttttggacttttgattcctcattgggtccggacgcctgaaggggacctggttttcattagccaggtatatgttttcccgagactcgttgagctcggtgtgcactttatatacggagaaatacctttcccctttcttcttctttcctccttcagcctcggggttatttccctcgctctttttcctcttagagggattctctgaggtaggctgtgaagccgctgggtcagccgaggttgaggcggagttaatgtttatcgttgtagtttcggtttgcgaggttgcttttagcgttgacctcgcctcctctacattgacaaatctctgcgcccgcttATTAAACTcagttattgacctcaccggtttcccttgcatgtcatcccaaagggcacttccaggTAACACAcgagctcggatggccatcaagtgcccactgtcatccacgtcttgagctcgggcgacctctagattaaatcttgtcaggtagcttttcagtgtttcgcccggttgttgtcggacgttagtcaaagtggatgcttcgggtctgactcccatcatagcccggaactgcttcttgaagtctctagacaattgattcCATGAAGTTAtagagtgtctcttgtacttctcgaaccaactcttggcaggtccggccaatgatgtcggaaacaacatgcatctgagctcgtaacctacattactggctctcataatagtgttgaatgtactcaggtggctacatgggtcggtttttccttcaaacgctgggacgtgaggaatccggaacccttgaggaaactgagtgttagaaatattaggagcgaatggctcgagctcctcatcagagtcctcgtatcgaccactccctcgttcattcttcaaaagcctaaaggctttttcgagctgatcaatcctttcttgaactgggtccttaggtggtgtctggaattgatagtcattaatcgcgatcccaggctcgcgtctccgtgagggatctctacgcccattcagatgattccttagatccggatttgtctgatctccttttcccctgctctgattcagatgatttcgcaggtcaggatgactcttgcgattcccagtatttttacgacctcggtcgtgtttactgaagGACCTAGTCTCTctggactcatcactggtgaaactcattgatcggtcatttcgtggtggatcctttctacgtcgccttgtctccgcagtgcgagatcgagacgtctgacttctctcagatggtgcgcctctccgctcctggaacgtctccctgtttccttgtctttcccctgcacgcccttgatcctgatctcgaacaggttgagcgtttctgcggggaggtgaaggatatcttatgggagacggagggaaccgtataggcgacggtggttgtcgcccttgcctcggcctagagggtccagaatttgcccgagatgggtcagtcgcgttcggtgcactaccaggaacctgagtccgagcctcggcaggagctcggttgttctcagttcctgcaggcacttccacaggtggattaggcgggacccgagctcgggtactcctctgaggcctagaaggagcagatggctctgctggtgctggaggttgtgtcGGCCTCCTtatggcagcattttttcgtggacgtccacggggcctccggggaggaacgtgcacgtcccttggaggagggacttggttttcgcgcggaggcgggggctgaaccacctgcgcctctgcggctatcctggtcaactcctcgttacgtttgttggcttctgccaacaactgtttcagctgccgattctccaattctacaatagggacataacgctcaggattgtagtacatgtcctcatcccttggttgtggaggtggtccccgggaatcagaggacccactcctttcatcagcatccggattctccattggctgttttccaggacgccttgggtaattttcttcaggggtgttctgattgtttgcagccatgaatctctcagggatgaatgcttaaggctctcaatgaaagcaccaaactgttgacgccgtttttcgtcaacagataaaagaagagcacaaaaacaatggatgacgatggccaaacggaacaaacaaatcaaacacacgattttttacgtggttcagcagttaaatctgcctagtccacgagtctctgttattaatcttaagattatctctgaaaaattctttagcatgaattctccagagttttctctcaaaaatcagaatttcggtccattacaatggtgcatggcttctctatttatagagaatgatgcagaatactttcccacatattttgggtagttactcttttgtgaataaaaataaatggctttaaatgcctttaatcagataaacaaggaaacgtccctgaagaccagggaatgcataactgactaaataatatcccacgattcttggggatttacatcaataaatgaggattacatctcatgtttacaatacttgtagatattcaaggtggttatagcgtatctccaaggcttcagcatctcaggtttcatgtcattgtgcgagccactgacatctcccgagctaacattgctttcgagatagtacatcgagctcaagacccatgctccgaagtccctgaagatgaaggtgttctcggagctacctttcgagatcgagatcatttcgaggtcaccgcattcgagatcatatatcatactttgcatgctcgatttacaatcctagatcatacTCTAGTCCTCACAAGACTATTTATTgtgaactcagctttcgaggtcatatttaccatggctcgaaatcttgGTATAACAGAATGCAACCCATTCGAGAAGAGATTTGAACAATGAAAAGATAGTATTGGGTTTTATTTATTAAGATTTTcttgagattaattaattaagtagttgaattaatttttttaatatgatatctaattatttaatcaaatcaCACCATAAATTTTACTCGATCCAATCTAATACTATCTCATATCTCATTTTCCATAAGTGTGTTAACTTTATAATTTGTATGCGATTTCcgttttttttagattttatttataaataattgtttttcataagaagttagaaattattaaaataaattaaaagaagatatcattattaaaattaattttgaccgaaataaaatttaaagaaatattttttgtgattgaTAAAATATGACCGTACATTTtggtattattgaaattaatgtttatacttttttttttttgaatatgtattttgtttcattatttgtttggactttATGTTTTTGTCAAATGATTCAAATATACTCCTATACccaaatttgataaaaaaaaaattgaatatgacaATACAATTGATAGACTGAATGATTGTGTTTTTATTCTGAATTATTTGTtttgtaaattatttataattttaagtcaaaaaaactttgatcaaaatcaagtttagagatttatttgaactattttataaaatataagacctaaaaaataatttgtaaaaataCATGATTCAAACATGTAATTGAACAAAACTCAGATTCAAAAATGTATAAATCATTGAAATtgtaataatataaattaaatattaaagcaaaatagaaggaataaaataacattttccttttaattttttaagaGATTAATTTTAACGCGTTTGAtgagtatttttttaaaataattatttattgtaTTGTATTTGTACTCTATTATTTgagtgaaaaatgcacatttgagttttaatttttttagaaaaaaaaattctcaaattttatttaaatccaaatataagaaaataaaatccaAACCTAAATCTAAATCTAACATCCACAAACTATAGGTCAAagcaatattttttataaaaaaacagAACTGGAGACCGTTTCGACTTTCGAGGGTTTGACTTTGTGAGGGTTCCAATTTTCTAATGATACATTTTCCCCTAAAAACAATTCTACAGTCTGTTAAGGTAAAAACAATATTATTAATATGTATAACTAAATAGCCTGTGGTGCTGCAATCATTTATTATAGGATCAAATATGGTTGAACTCTGATATTTTAATTGGTAGTTTCAGCTATCAGCTCCTTGAGCTAGAGAAACCATGAATATGGGAGAGCAAAGGGCAAGCCTTTTACCAAAACCTGCTCCATTAATCACTGAAGTGAACGCAACCCATTTGAGAAAAGACCTGAACAAGGATGATATTGTTGCTGAAGTGAAGCAGCAGCTTCAACTAGCAGGTCCCTTGATATGTGTTAATCTCTTAACATATTGTTTGCAGGTGATTTCAGTCATGTTTGTGGGTCATCTTGGGGAATTAGCACTAGCGGGAGCTTCCATGGCCACTTCTTTTGCTTCAGTAACTGGTTTCAGCTTGTTGGTAAGCTCATTTTTCTTATCTTATGACTTACTTTGTTCATGGCTTTTGTAGAATTAGAAAGGTCATCTGGGTTTTGTTCCGTTTAGAGTATTTTCACCTTATATGTATGATGATAATGCTCTGTTAGCTGGTGAGGGTTTGATTTGTTATATTTACATATTTAATCTTGCAATAGAAGTCTTGCCCTTGCACCATTTGATGAAGACCCTTTTGCCCCCTTTTCTGGCTGTAAATGATAGCCCTGTTTTTATAATATCTTCTTCAGTTTTCATCAGTGAGTCTGTTTAAATTCTTTCACTACTTTAAATTCATATATGCAAAAGAAGGTGATAAAAATATGACAAGTTCTTTATGCCTGAGCATACCATAACACTAGTTAATTAGTCATGTTTGGATAGATTGGAATGGCGAGCGCCTTGGAAACTTTCTGTGGCCAGTCCTATGGAGCAAAACAATATCACATGCTTGGTATACACATGCAGAGAGGGATGATTGTTCTTCTAGTTGTTAGCATTCCTTTGGCTATTATATGGTTCAATGCAGGCCAAATCCTTTTGTTCTTGGGTCAAGATCCAGAGATATCTGCCGAGGCTGGTCGATATGCTCGGTTCATGATACCGAGCATTTTCGCTTATGCTGTTACTCAATGCCACACCAAGTTCTTGCAAACACAGAACAATGTGGTTCCAATGATGATTACTGCTGGAATTACAACATTACTACACTTCTTCATCTGTTGGTTTCTGGTGTTTAAGTCAGGTCTTGGAAATAGGGGTGCAGCCATGGCAAATGCAATCTCTTATTGGATTAACGCCTTGTCATTAGTACTATATGTCAGAATCTCTCCTTCGTGTAAAAGCACATGGACTGGTTTCTCTATGGAGGCTTTTCATGGAATTATCAAGTTTCTAAAACTTTCCATTCCTTCAGCTGTAATGTTAACGTATATATACCTATTCCAACTCAATTTTTTAGGGAGGTTCTTGATCTTTTTTTCTTTACCTTTGTATCTTAGATTTGGTAGTGTATAGAGTAAGAAGTTCCTCATCTATGTCTTTGAACAGGTTGGAAATCTGGTCTTTTGAAATGATGGTCCTCTTATCTGGCTTTCTTCCTAATCCAAAGCTTGAGACATCAGTCTTGTCAATCAGGTTTGTATTTCATCCAAATTAATGGTATTGGTAACTTAGAAATCGAAGTTACTGACGGTTGTAGCACAAATTTCAGCCTCAACACATGTGCATTGGTGTATATGGTACCTCTTGGACTCAGCGGGGTGATTAGGTGAGTTTAGCAAACATTTGTATACTATTCATAGAGTTCTGTTGTGATTGAGAGTTCTCTACTTCAATTTGAGGAAATGATCTCActgttttataaaatattttatcacTTCCTACTTCATTGACTGTCAGCACAAGAGTTTCAAATGAATTGGGTGCTGGGAGGCCACAAATAGCTCGTTTAGCACTATGTGTTACACTGTGCATGGTTGTTACAGAAGGTACCTTGCTGGCTGCGGTCATGATATTAGGCCGCCGAATGTGGGGCTATTGTTACAGCAGAGAAGAAGAAGTTGTGGATTATGTTGGACAAATGATGATTTTGATCTCAATTTCCCAATTCTTCGACGGGATTCAATCCATTCTCTCAGGTTTCTTCTTTTTCCTTATCTCAACTCAAGTTGTTTCTCCGAGCTGAGCTCTCAAGGCCAAGGTCTTAGGCCTATGCCTGCT
The Humulus lupulus chromosome 6, drHumLupu1.1, whole genome shotgun sequence DNA segment above includes these coding regions:
- the LOC133783086 gene encoding protein DETOXIFICATION 16-like isoform X1, whose product is MNMGEQRASLLPKPAPLITEVNATHLRKDLNKDDIVAEVKQQLQLAGPLICVNLLTYCLQVISVMFVGHLGELALAGASMATSFASVTGFSLLIGMASALETFCGQSYGAKQYHMLGIHMQRGMIVLLVVSIPLAIIWFNAGQILLFLGQDPEISAEAGRYARFMIPSIFAYAVTQCHTKFLQTQNNVVPMMITAGITTLLHFFICWFLVFKSGLGNRGAAMANAISYWINALSLVLYVRISPSCKSTWTGFSMEAFHGIIKFLKLSIPSAVMLTLEIWSFEMMVLLSGFLPNPKLETSVLSISLNTCALVYMVPLGLSGVISTRVSNELGAGRPQIARLALCVTLCMVVTEGTLLAAVMILGRRMWGYCYSREEEVVDYVGQMMILISISQFFDGIQSILSGSVRGSGRQKIGAFANLAAYYLVGIPVAIVLAFVFHIGGKGLWMGIIVALIMQALCLAILTIYTDWEKEVNNASDRVHSTKAAISDELS
- the LOC133783086 gene encoding protein DETOXIFICATION 16-like isoform X2, whose protein sequence is MASALETFCGQSYGAKQYHMLGIHMQRGMIVLLVVSIPLAIIWFNAGQILLFLGQDPEISAEAGRYARFMIPSIFAYAVTQCHTKFLQTQNNVVPMMITAGITTLLHFFICWFLVFKSGLGNRGAAMANAISYWINALSLVLYVRISPSCKSTWTGFSMEAFHGIIKFLKLSIPSAVMLTLEIWSFEMMVLLSGFLPNPKLETSVLSISLNTCALVYMVPLGLSGVISTRVSNELGAGRPQIARLALCVTLCMVVTEGTLLAAVMILGRRMWGYCYSREEEVVDYVGQMMILISISQFFDGIQSILSGSVRGSGRQKIGAFANLAAYYLVGIPVAIVLAFVFHIGGKGLWMGIIVALIMQALCLAILTIYTDWEKEVNNASDRVHSTKAAISDELS